One window of the Gemmatimonadaceae bacterium genome contains the following:
- a CDS encoding NAD-dependent epimerase — MKVLLTGSAGFIGSALALRLLDHGDEVIGIDNHNSYYDPALKEARLARHASHPNYTHLRIDLADGAELARAFERHQPTRVAHLGAQAGVRYSIEHPHVYVQSNLVGFANVLEGCRAVNVEHLVYASSSSVYGSNSTLPFSAHHNVDHPLSLYAATKKSNELMAHTYSHLYGLPTTGLRFFTVYGPWGRPDMALFKFTEAILAGKKIELFNHGRHRRDFTYIDDIVEGLIRVLDKAPQPTPDWDGSNPDPATSAAPWRVYNIGNNRPVNLLDCIATLESALGKTAEKEYLPMQPGDVPDTFADVSDLVEDFGYKPTTSIAEGIGRFVVWYKDYFRV, encoded by the coding sequence GTGAAGGTTCTCCTAACTGGATCGGCGGGTTTCATCGGTTCCGCTCTCGCTCTTCGCCTGCTGGATCACGGGGATGAGGTCATCGGTATCGACAACCATAATTCCTATTATGACCCGGCGCTCAAGGAGGCGAGGTTGGCGCGGCATGCCTCCCATCCCAACTACACTCATCTCCGGATCGACCTCGCGGACGGCGCTGAGCTGGCACGAGCGTTCGAGCGCCACCAGCCAACAAGAGTCGCCCACCTTGGGGCGCAGGCCGGAGTGCGATATTCGATCGAGCACCCGCACGTCTATGTACAGAGCAACCTCGTCGGTTTTGCCAACGTTCTCGAGGGCTGCCGCGCCGTCAACGTCGAGCATCTTGTTTATGCGAGCAGCTCGAGCGTGTACGGGTCCAACTCCACGCTGCCATTTTCCGCACATCACAACGTTGACCATCCTCTGAGCCTGTACGCGGCTACGAAAAAGTCAAATGAGCTGATGGCCCACACCTACAGTCATCTTTATGGGTTGCCGACGACGGGACTTCGATTCTTCACGGTGTATGGGCCGTGGGGGCGTCCCGACATGGCGCTGTTCAAGTTCACTGAGGCGATCCTTGCGGGAAAAAAAATCGAACTCTTCAACCACGGAAGGCACCGTCGTGACTTCACCTACATCGACGACATTGTCGAAGGGCTGATCCGCGTTCTCGACAAGGCGCCGCAACCGACGCCTGACTGGGACGGATCAAACCCCGATCCGGCGACGAGCGCGGCTCCGTGGCGCGTGTATAACATCGGGAACAACAGGCCGGTTAATCTCCTCGACTGCATCGCGACGCTCGAGTCGGCTCTGGGAAAGACGGCGGAGAAGGAATATCTGCCGATGCAGCCCGGTGACGTGCCCGACACCTTCGCGGACGTTAGCGATCTGGTCGAGGACTTCGGATACAAGCCGACGACTTCAATCGCCGAGGGGATAGGGCGGTTCGTTGTCTGGTACAAGGATTATTTCAGGGTTTGA
- a CDS encoding SIS domain-containing protein: MNDFRKIVGIESYASTDKVSELTARTNDEGWATIFVAWLRTSRLTANDCLFILSVGGGATAKNISPNLVEALKYAKSIGAKVAGIVGRDGGYTAEVAGVCCIVPTVNENTVTPHAEALQVVVWHLLVSHPALKANQTTWESAGTA, from the coding sequence GTGAATGATTTTCGGAAGATCGTAGGCATCGAATCGTACGCCTCCACCGACAAGGTCTCCGAGCTGACGGCGCGCACCAACGACGAAGGTTGGGCGACCATCTTTGTCGCATGGCTCAGGACGAGCCGCCTGACGGCGAACGATTGTCTGTTCATACTTTCCGTCGGTGGGGGCGCGACCGCGAAGAACATCAGCCCGAACCTGGTGGAAGCGCTGAAGTACGCGAAATCGATCGGGGCGAAGGTGGCGGGCATCGTCGGCCGAGACGGCGGGTACACGGCCGAGGTGGCTGGTGTCTGCTGCATTGTCCCCACCGTGAATGAAAACACCGTGACTCCCCATGCTGAAGCTCTTCAGGTGGTCGTCTGGCACCTGCTGGTTTCGCATCCGGCGCTTAAGGCAAACCAGACCACATGGGAGTCGGCCGGAACGGCCTAG